From one Luteipulveratus mongoliensis genomic stretch:
- a CDS encoding YqgE/AlgH family protein, which yields MEELTGRLLVAAPRASEEQPVDDVEDDVFDRSVVLVLHHDDEGAHGLVLNRPLSAEVDAVLPGWQQHVATPQCLFQGGPVSLDSALGLVSVPGDDTSLGIKRLFGAVGLVDLDAPPVVVMPEVAALRIFAGYTGWSGGQLEGEIRRGSWFVVDAEARDAFTDDPRDLWGDVLRRQAGTLRLVASFPVDPSLN from the coding sequence GTGGAGGAACTGACCGGGAGGCTGCTGGTGGCTGCCCCTCGCGCGAGCGAGGAGCAACCCGTCGACGATGTCGAGGACGACGTCTTCGACCGCAGCGTCGTGCTCGTTCTGCACCACGACGACGAAGGCGCGCACGGCCTGGTCCTCAACCGGCCGCTCAGCGCCGAGGTCGATGCCGTCCTTCCCGGCTGGCAGCAGCACGTGGCGACACCGCAGTGCCTCTTCCAAGGCGGTCCGGTGTCCCTCGACTCCGCTCTAGGGCTTGTCTCGGTGCCGGGCGACGACACGTCGCTCGGCATCAAGCGGTTGTTCGGTGCGGTTGGTCTCGTTGACCTCGACGCGCCGCCCGTCGTCGTCATGCCCGAGGTCGCTGCGCTGCGCATCTTTGCCGGCTACACCGGCTGGAGCGGCGGACAGCTTGAGGGTGAGATCCGCCGCGGCTCATGGTTCGTCGTCGACGCCGAGGCGCGTGATGCCTTCACCGATGACCCCCGCGACCTGTGGGGCGACGTCCTGCGACGGCAGGCTGGGACCTTGCGGTTGGTCGCGAGCTTCCCGGTGGACCCGTCGCTCAACTGA
- a CDS encoding helix-turn-helix transcriptional regulator, with translation MTTAGELSPRAQAVYGELRSGGEVPISGLTDDSGPDVDLVVKELLGSGLVEAPATGEVLRLRVGSHSALHGLLATQSVASVERSLLQARQALDQVLSAVAPAAVVPAANPGLEHVSDLDVVRERLLQVVRGTQRELLNLHEGRAPTPEEAASGSSEDDDMLRRGVAFRTVCPQHFVQHEYIRAEVERTEQLGATTRFADSLPHRLIISDRRLAILPTDPPELAKGMVFVTEPALVRCLTQLALTILRSGRTLEEAIALPDDGPTEREREVLLMMSSGLTDSVSAKRLSVTERQFRRYVARVMERLGATSRFQAGVLAVERGWL, from the coding sequence ATGACGACGGCAGGGGAGCTGTCACCGCGAGCGCAGGCCGTCTACGGCGAGCTCAGGAGCGGCGGCGAGGTGCCCATCTCGGGCCTGACGGACGACTCCGGGCCCGACGTAGACCTGGTCGTCAAAGAGCTGCTGGGCTCCGGCCTGGTCGAGGCGCCTGCGACCGGGGAGGTCCTCAGGTTGCGAGTGGGAAGCCACTCGGCGTTGCACGGTCTCCTCGCAACGCAGTCAGTCGCCTCCGTTGAGCGCTCTCTCCTCCAGGCCAGGCAGGCCCTCGACCAGGTGCTGAGCGCGGTGGCCCCGGCCGCCGTGGTGCCTGCGGCCAACCCCGGCCTGGAGCATGTCAGCGACCTGGATGTCGTACGTGAGCGGCTGCTCCAGGTGGTCCGTGGCACCCAGCGTGAGCTGCTCAACCTGCACGAGGGCCGCGCGCCCACGCCCGAGGAAGCAGCATCGGGCTCCTCAGAGGACGACGACATGCTGCGCCGTGGTGTCGCCTTCAGAACCGTCTGCCCTCAGCACTTTGTGCAGCACGAGTACATCCGCGCCGAGGTTGAGCGCACCGAGCAGCTCGGTGCAACGACTCGCTTCGCCGACTCCTTGCCGCACCGCTTGATCATCTCGGACCGGCGTCTGGCGATCCTGCCGACCGATCCGCCGGAGCTCGCGAAGGGCATGGTCTTCGTGACCGAACCGGCGCTCGTGAGGTGCCTGACCCAGCTCGCGCTGACCATCTTGCGGTCGGGCCGCACCCTCGAGGAGGCCATCGCCCTCCCCGACGATGGCCCCACCGAGCGTGAGCGCGAGGTCCTGCTGATGATGAGCTCCGGCCTGACCGACAGCGTGTCGGCCAAGCGGCTGTCCGTGACTGAGCGTCAGTTTCGACGCTATGTGGCACGGGTGATGGAGCGGCTGGGTGCAACGAGCCGGTTCCAGGCGGGCGTGCTGGCGGTCGAGCGCGGCTGGTTGTAG
- a CDS encoding C40 family peptidase yields the protein MNKVRTTLAAAAATTLVSAVLVAGMGESASAATTGRVDVAAGNTLSIRNAPSGNAAKVGSYADGASIAITCKVSGTSQTGTFGTTNQWDRVASGYVSHAYVSSSSAIPACTTAPPAPSGTAVQKAVVAKAKSLVGKYPYVKNQGGYYGPTNGGFDCSGLTMYAWYQGSGGRVKLTHWSKQQYNEGASVPFSQRQPGDLMFKSGSDGIYHVVVYVGNNQYVGAQSPSDGIRLISFSGAVPSGYLSTVVRPRY from the coding sequence ATGAACAAGGTCCGCACCACCTTGGCCGCCGCAGCGGCCACAACGCTCGTGAGCGCAGTCCTGGTGGCTGGAATGGGCGAGTCGGCATCAGCGGCCACGACCGGTCGCGTCGACGTCGCCGCCGGCAACACACTCAGTATCCGAAACGCGCCGAGCGGCAACGCCGCCAAGGTCGGGTCGTACGCCGATGGGGCCTCCATCGCCATCACGTGCAAGGTGTCGGGCACGAGTCAGACGGGCACCTTCGGCACCACCAACCAGTGGGATCGCGTCGCCTCGGGCTACGTCTCGCACGCCTACGTCTCCTCGTCATCGGCCATTCCGGCCTGTACGACCGCCCCGCCGGCTCCGTCGGGCACCGCCGTGCAGAAGGCGGTTGTGGCCAAGGCGAAGTCCCTCGTCGGGAAGTACCCCTACGTCAAGAATCAGGGCGGCTACTACGGACCGACCAATGGCGGTTTCGACTGCTCGGGCCTCACGATGTACGCCTGGTACCAGGGCTCGGGCGGCCGGGTGAAGCTCACGCACTGGTCCAAGCAGCAGTACAACGAGGGTGCCAGCGTCCCGTTCAGCCAGCGTCAGCCCGGCGATCTGATGTTCAAGTCCGGCTCGGACGGCATCTATCACGTCGTCGTGTACGTCGGGAACAACCAGTACGTCGGCGCACAGTCTCCCTCGGACGGGATTCGCCTGATCAGCTTCAGCGGGGCGGTGCCGTCCGGATACCTGTCGACAGTCGTACGCCCGCGGTACTGA
- a CDS encoding DUF3039 domain-containing protein, translated as MSTPIDDPNRPSAPEAEPGGPQTSTAVLEREQLQDQEAEPGDHERFSHYVRKEKILESAMSGDPVTALCGKIWVPGRDPKKFPVCPTCQEIYDGLRAPQDGGK; from the coding sequence ATGAGCACGCCTATCGACGACCCGAACCGCCCCTCCGCGCCCGAGGCGGAGCCGGGCGGTCCGCAGACCTCCACGGCCGTCCTGGAGCGTGAGCAGCTCCAGGACCAGGAGGCCGAGCCGGGCGATCACGAGCGGTTCTCGCACTACGTGCGCAAGGAGAAGATCCTCGAGAGCGCGATGTCCGGTGACCCCGTGACGGCGCTCTGCGGCAAGATCTGGGTCCCCGGTCGCGACCCCAAGAAGTTCCCGGTCTGCCCGACCTGCCAGGAGATCTACGACGGTCTGCGCGCGCCTCAAGACGGCGGCAAGTAG
- a CDS encoding DEAD/DEAH box helicase translates to MSTSAASHLSPAFPERAAWGTASKLRAWQAQALQTYLAEGPRDFLAVATPGAGKTTYALRVATELLGAGIVQQLTIVAPTEHLKTQWADAAARVGINIDPKFTNAQEVHAADYDGVAVTYAGVASRPLLHRARTESVRTLVILDEIHHGGDAKSWGDALREAFEPATRRLSLTGTPFRSDTSPIPFVTYAEDEHGIRRSSSDYTYGYAEALRDGVVRPVLFMAYGGNMRWRTSAGDEIAARLGEPMTKDATAQAWRTALDPKGEWIPSVLRAADKRLSEVRRHMPDAGGLVIASNQTAARSYARTLEDVTGEKATVVLSDDAGSSSRIEKFAEDDSRWMVAVRMVSEGVDVPRLAVGVYATSTSTPLFFAQAVGRFVRARRRGETASVFLPSVPLILEHASRMEDERDHALDRPKKPGEEESIWSEEEGLLAEANHEEKALGGDDQLSFEALESDAEFDHVLFDAQQFGLGAEVGSDDEQEYLGLPGLLEPDQMTQLLRQRQTKQAKSGRKRPVDDAPMAAHRALAAQRKELNSLVGAYARKSGQAHATIHNDLRTSCGGPTLDRASTEQVTARIALIRKWFVGRR, encoded by the coding sequence ATGAGCACCTCAGCCGCGTCGCACCTGTCGCCAGCGTTTCCGGAGCGAGCGGCCTGGGGCACTGCCAGCAAACTCCGCGCCTGGCAGGCGCAGGCGCTGCAGACCTACCTGGCTGAGGGTCCACGCGACTTCCTCGCAGTCGCCACACCGGGCGCCGGCAAGACGACTTACGCGCTGCGTGTGGCCACCGAGCTGCTGGGCGCGGGCATCGTCCAGCAGCTGACGATCGTGGCGCCGACCGAGCACCTCAAGACCCAGTGGGCGGACGCTGCGGCTCGGGTCGGCATCAACATCGACCCGAAGTTCACGAATGCACAAGAGGTGCACGCCGCGGACTACGACGGCGTCGCGGTGACCTACGCAGGCGTCGCCAGCCGGCCCTTGCTGCACCGCGCCCGCACCGAGTCGGTCCGCACTCTGGTGATCCTGGATGAGATCCACCACGGCGGCGACGCCAAGTCGTGGGGTGACGCGCTGCGTGAGGCGTTCGAGCCGGCGACCCGTCGGCTGTCACTGACCGGCACCCCGTTCCGCTCGGACACCAGCCCGATCCCGTTCGTCACCTACGCCGAGGACGAGCACGGCATCCGTCGCTCATCGAGCGACTACACCTACGGCTACGCCGAAGCACTGCGCGACGGCGTCGTCCGACCGGTGCTCTTCATGGCCTACGGCGGCAACATGCGCTGGCGCACCAGTGCCGGTGACGAGATCGCCGCGCGGCTCGGTGAGCCGATGACCAAGGACGCGACCGCCCAGGCCTGGCGTACGGCGCTGGACCCCAAGGGAGAGTGGATCCCGTCCGTGCTGCGGGCGGCGGACAAGCGGCTGTCGGAGGTACGCCGACACATGCCCGACGCGGGCGGCCTCGTCATCGCGTCCAACCAGACGGCAGCACGCTCGTACGCCCGCACGCTGGAGGACGTGACCGGCGAGAAGGCGACGGTCGTCCTGTCCGATGACGCCGGATCCTCCTCTCGCATCGAGAAATTCGCTGAGGACGACTCGCGCTGGATGGTCGCCGTACGCATGGTGTCCGAGGGCGTCGACGTCCCGCGGCTCGCGGTCGGTGTCTATGCGACGTCCACCTCTACGCCGCTGTTCTTCGCCCAGGCCGTGGGTCGTTTCGTACGCGCCCGTCGCCGTGGCGAGACGGCCTCCGTCTTTCTCCCGAGCGTCCCGCTCATCCTTGAGCACGCCAGCCGGATGGAGGACGAGCGCGACCACGCACTCGACCGGCCCAAGAAACCTGGCGAGGAGGAGTCGATCTGGTCCGAGGAGGAGGGCCTGCTCGCCGAGGCCAACCACGAGGAGAAGGCACTCGGCGGGGACGACCAGCTGTCCTTCGAGGCGCTGGAGTCGGACGCCGAGTTCGACCACGTGCTGTTCGATGCGCAGCAGTTCGGCCTCGGGGCCGAGGTCGGCAGCGACGACGAGCAGGAATACCTCGGCCTCCCGGGACTGCTCGAGCCCGACCAGATGACTCAGCTGCTGCGGCAGCGCCAGACCAAGCAGGCCAAGAGCGGTCGCAAGCGGCCAGTGGACGATGCTCCGATGGCTGCACACCGTGCGCTCGCGGCTCAGCGCAAGGAGCTCAACTCCCTCGTCGGCGCCTACGCCCGCAAGTCGGGCCAGGCGCACGCCACGATCCACAACGACCTGCGTACGTCCTGTGGCGGGCCGACGCTCGACCGCGCCTCGACAGAGCAGGTCACCGCGCGGATCGCCTTGATCAGGAAGTGGTTCGTCGGCCGGCGCTGA
- a CDS encoding GAF domain-containing protein encodes MDDQDRAQRRTRERVLSGGHGAAARPEIAASWRRLRASGLDPGSNPEVAPLDRSDIEERRTTSGLLPLLPHLTSALKSVVDAGQLVVITDREGRVLWRQGGSQVRRFADRLGFVSGSAWTEGNVGTNAIGTCLVLNAPVQIRGGEHYVESHTQWGCAAAPISDPWTGRTLGVIDVSGPSRAMHPAELALVEMSARLGAMEVREQHRTRLGRLRADSAGLLERLTGQALVVDQAGHVAAATGLAAPDRVMLPSTVGEGGLWLPGLGPAVAEPLPGGWLLRLGSDQEAVPTGALLDLSGAPHLAVSGPTGSWRYDLSPRHAEILISLIDAGPTGRTAAALADDLFADPTRAVTVRAEMSRLRQTLGPLLLSQPYRLSPQVDARLRLPTNLRSLMPSSSAPVVVRLRASC; translated from the coding sequence GTGGACGACCAGGACCGGGCCCAGCGCCGCACTCGCGAGCGCGTACTGTCCGGTGGCCACGGTGCCGCTGCCCGACCTGAGATCGCAGCCTCCTGGCGACGGCTGCGGGCCAGCGGACTCGACCCTGGCTCCAACCCGGAGGTCGCCCCTCTCGACCGTTCCGATATCGAGGAGCGGCGTACGACGAGTGGCTTGCTCCCGCTGCTGCCGCACCTCACGTCAGCGCTGAAGTCCGTCGTAGACGCTGGCCAGCTCGTCGTGATCACCGACCGCGAGGGCCGGGTGCTGTGGCGTCAGGGTGGCTCGCAGGTACGCCGGTTCGCCGACCGGCTCGGCTTCGTCAGCGGCTCGGCGTGGACCGAGGGCAACGTCGGCACCAACGCGATCGGCACCTGTCTCGTGCTGAACGCACCGGTGCAGATCCGTGGCGGTGAGCACTACGTCGAGTCGCACACGCAGTGGGGCTGTGCTGCCGCGCCGATCAGCGATCCGTGGACAGGTCGCACGTTGGGCGTCATCGACGTGAGCGGTCCGTCTCGGGCCATGCACCCGGCGGAGCTGGCCCTGGTTGAGATGTCGGCACGGCTGGGCGCGATGGAGGTTCGCGAGCAGCACCGGACGCGGCTCGGCCGTCTCCGGGCTGACTCTGCCGGCCTGCTTGAGCGACTCACGGGTCAGGCGCTCGTCGTGGACCAGGCCGGCCACGTGGCGGCAGCGACAGGTCTCGCCGCCCCCGACCGGGTGATGCTGCCGAGCACCGTCGGCGAGGGCGGCCTCTGGCTGCCGGGACTCGGGCCCGCAGTCGCCGAACCGCTGCCGGGCGGATGGCTGCTGCGGCTCGGCTCGGATCAGGAGGCGGTGCCCACCGGCGCGCTGCTCGACCTCAGCGGCGCGCCCCATCTCGCGGTCTCGGGCCCCACCGGGAGCTGGCGCTACGACCTCAGTCCGCGGCATGCTGAGATCCTGATCTCGCTGATCGATGCCGGGCCGACCGGCCGCACGGCAGCGGCCCTCGCTGATGACCTGTTCGCCGACCCGACGCGCGCCGTGACCGTACGAGCCGAGATGTCCCGGCTACGGCAGACGCTCGGGCCATTGCTGCTCAGCCAGCCGTACCGCCTGTCACCTCAGGTCGATGCCCGGCTGCGGCTGCCCACCAACCTCCGCTCGCTGATGCCCAGCTCCAGCGCGCCAGTCGTCGTCCGCCTCCGCGCGAGCTGTTGA
- a CDS encoding flavin-containing monooxygenase yields MTQTVDQGVDVSTEDTAQPRDAAAWLAALESALRAQDVPAAAGLFATDSYWRDLVSFSWNIVTAEGREGVTDLLTETVARATPSGFALSEPADEADGVTTAWFTFETAVGRGRGLVRLKDEDGLKAWTFLTTMYELKDHEEPRGTARPMGAEHGASKDRVTWSERRQQEAEDLGSTTQPYVLVIGGGQGGIALGARLRQLGVPSLVIDKYARPGDQWRGRYKSLCLHDPVWYDHLPYLKFPDNWPVFAPKDKIADWLESYTKVMEVPYWSSTRATSATYSEETKEWTVTVERDGQPLTLRPKQLVLATGMSGKPNVPTIPGMDEFTGDQHHSSAHPGPDAYTGKRCVVIGSNNSAFDICGALWEHGADVTMVQRSSTHIVKSASLMDIGLGDLYSERAVDAGMTTEKADLVFASLPYRIMHEFQIPLYDQMRERDKDFYDRMTKAGFELDWGDDGSGLFMKYLRRGSGYYIDVGAAELVADGEVKLAHGQVDHLTADSVVLADGTSLPADLVVYATGYGSMNGWAAELINQEVADTVGKVWGLGSDTTKDPGPWEGEQRNMWKPTQQEALWFHGGNLHQSRHYSLYLALQLKARHEGLETPVYGLQEVHHTS; encoded by the coding sequence ATGACCCAGACCGTGGATCAGGGAGTGGACGTCAGCACGGAGGACACAGCGCAGCCGCGGGACGCAGCCGCCTGGCTGGCCGCGCTCGAGAGCGCTCTCCGGGCCCAGGACGTACCAGCGGCTGCAGGCCTGTTCGCGACCGACTCCTACTGGCGCGACCTCGTCTCCTTCTCGTGGAACATCGTCACGGCCGAGGGCCGGGAGGGTGTCACCGACCTGCTCACCGAGACCGTGGCGCGTGCGACGCCGTCGGGCTTCGCGCTGAGCGAGCCGGCGGACGAGGCGGACGGTGTGACGACCGCGTGGTTCACTTTCGAGACCGCGGTCGGGCGAGGGCGCGGACTGGTCAGGCTGAAGGACGAGGACGGCCTGAAGGCGTGGACCTTCCTCACCACGATGTACGAGCTGAAGGACCACGAGGAGCCGCGCGGCACGGCCCGTCCCATGGGCGCCGAGCACGGCGCGAGCAAGGACCGGGTGACGTGGTCCGAGCGGCGTCAGCAGGAGGCGGAGGACCTCGGCAGCACGACCCAGCCGTACGTCCTCGTGATCGGCGGGGGTCAGGGTGGCATCGCCCTCGGTGCCCGGCTCCGGCAGCTCGGCGTACCAAGCCTCGTCATCGACAAGTACGCCCGCCCGGGAGACCAGTGGCGTGGCCGCTACAAGTCGCTGTGCCTGCACGACCCGGTCTGGTACGACCACCTGCCCTACCTGAAGTTCCCGGACAACTGGCCGGTCTTCGCACCCAAGGACAAGATCGCGGACTGGCTGGAGTCGTACACGAAGGTCATGGAGGTGCCGTACTGGTCGAGCACGCGGGCGACCAGCGCGACGTACTCCGAGGAGACGAAGGAATGGACGGTCACCGTCGAGCGCGACGGTCAGCCGCTCACGCTCCGGCCGAAGCAGCTCGTGCTCGCGACCGGGATGTCCGGTAAGCCGAACGTCCCGACCATCCCCGGGATGGACGAGTTCACCGGCGATCAGCACCACTCCTCGGCGCACCCCGGCCCGGATGCCTACACCGGCAAGCGCTGCGTGGTGATCGGCAGCAACAACTCGGCTTTCGACATCTGCGGCGCCCTGTGGGAGCACGGTGCCGACGTGACGATGGTCCAGCGCTCATCGACGCACATCGTCAAGAGCGCGAGCCTGATGGACATCGGGCTGGGTGACCTGTACTCCGAGCGGGCGGTTGACGCCGGGATGACCACGGAGAAGGCCGACCTCGTCTTCGCCTCCCTGCCGTACCGGATCATGCACGAGTTCCAGATCCCGCTGTACGACCAGATGCGCGAGCGGGACAAGGACTTCTACGACCGGATGACGAAGGCTGGCTTCGAATTGGACTGGGGCGACGACGGATCCGGGCTCTTCATGAAGTATCTGCGTCGAGGGTCGGGCTACTACATCGACGTCGGCGCGGCCGAGCTGGTCGCCGATGGCGAGGTCAAGCTCGCCCACGGCCAGGTCGACCACCTGACCGCAGACAGCGTGGTCCTCGCGGATGGGACGTCGCTGCCCGCAGACCTCGTGGTCTATGCGACCGGATACGGCTCGATGAACGGTTGGGCCGCTGAGCTCATCAACCAGGAGGTCGCGGACACGGTCGGCAAGGTCTGGGGTCTGGGCTCGGACACCACCAAGGACCCGGGTCCCTGGGAGGGCGAGCAGCGCAACATGTGGAAGCCCACCCAGCAGGAGGCGCTGTGGTTCCACGGCGGCAACCTGCACCAGTCGCGCCACTACTCGCTCTACCTCGCGCTCCAGCTGAAGGCGCGGCACGAGGGTTTGGAGACGCCGGTTTACGGACTTCAGGAGGTGCACCACACGTCCTGA
- a CDS encoding right-handed parallel beta-helix repeat-containing protein gives MRIPLSPRRLFLGSIASASAMALAGSTAGATPSADPGSAGSHGVTIYVSTHGNDHNPGTSARKPLATLAGAQQAVRKVLRAEGRNRALSVQVAGGTYELSSPLSLTEADSGTASRPVTWAAAPGANVTLSGGRQLHALWRPKAPGSKVLTADVPKGLDFDGLFVDGKRQILARYPNYDRSASRLEGSTSLADLQARSAGWAHPNTALVRAMHCGDWGSFGFTVSGRTNDKLDMHFVGDNNRPQDCGISLGGGPGRVGPVMAENVLEELDAPGEWHYDRSTGQLSYYPPAGIDPAKATVQTAEQDQLITVTGDSSARPAHDIAFSGFRFAHTHRTLFGETFEPLAKGDWSVVRKAAVHLKNTRRVTIAGSMFDQLGGNGVLIDGYGDHDVIRGNRFEQDGATDVQIVGSSSAVRNYSHNYYDDVAVDDVQPGPKTNDYPRDIQVTGNLMHDMGQFEKQSSGINIAMSRDVTVDRNTIDGSPRACLNFEDGTWGGHDIKNNDLFNCVQSTGDNGSINAWGRSRFWASAGNNQLGPDTEFEGSKGTKLTDSQAKHLMKLDVLEPITIEHNRFWHDGDWAIDLDDGSSNYVVKDNLVLKGGIKLRDGYVRTVQNNILVNGSIYEQVSHSDDGDVIEHNITLGGLPYNNVLNDPKTAKYQIDRNLFWNGGLPVSVNPDGSGLVRLSSDGTSIDPASPWVAAGMDVSSAVADPGFVAKDPADSYDFTVGASSPAIALGFRNFAMNGFGTPGAQVPPKAVIDYRDVGATAPTTPQAQPEKFLGATAINIPSKAVQSSLGLTEPIGLYLSEVPAGSAAAQAGLKTGDDVLKVNQAAVTTDRNTFWREYNKIAPGGTLTLGVRRGQQDVTLDLKKTSQPEQLNDISGVVYTGSGWGWRGTSAGGAKSYLDDIWATQHVGDTWSLTFNGTGVDVISQTNTDEGNVDLVLDGKAYKTVSFSTPTRVYQATVVSITGLPPGVHTLTGTMKDGDYMIVDAFKTHP, from the coding sequence ATGAGAATCCCGCTCAGCCCGCGACGCCTGTTTCTCGGTTCGATCGCCTCCGCGTCGGCGATGGCCCTCGCGGGATCAACCGCAGGTGCCACTCCGTCGGCCGATCCCGGCTCCGCTGGCTCTCACGGGGTCACGATCTACGTCTCCACTCACGGCAACGACCACAACCCAGGAACCTCGGCTCGCAAGCCACTCGCGACCTTGGCCGGGGCTCAGCAGGCCGTCCGCAAGGTGCTCCGCGCCGAAGGCAGGAACCGCGCGTTGAGCGTCCAGGTCGCCGGCGGCACGTACGAGCTGAGCTCGCCTCTGTCCTTGACCGAGGCCGACTCCGGCACCGCTTCGAGGCCGGTTACGTGGGCGGCGGCACCTGGCGCCAACGTGACCCTGAGCGGAGGCCGGCAGCTGCATGCGCTCTGGCGACCGAAGGCACCCGGCAGCAAGGTGCTCACCGCCGACGTGCCCAAGGGGCTCGACTTCGACGGACTGTTCGTCGACGGCAAACGCCAGATCCTGGCCCGCTATCCGAACTACGACCGCTCGGCCAGTCGACTTGAAGGGTCCACGTCGTTGGCTGACCTCCAGGCAAGATCGGCCGGCTGGGCACACCCGAACACCGCGCTCGTTCGTGCGATGCACTGCGGAGACTGGGGCAGCTTCGGCTTCACGGTGAGCGGTCGCACCAACGACAAGCTCGACATGCACTTCGTGGGAGACAACAACCGGCCCCAGGACTGCGGGATCAGCCTCGGTGGCGGCCCCGGACGCGTCGGTCCGGTCATGGCAGAGAACGTGCTGGAGGAGCTCGATGCTCCGGGCGAGTGGCACTACGACCGGTCGACAGGTCAGCTCAGCTACTACCCGCCGGCGGGGATCGACCCGGCCAAGGCCACGGTCCAGACGGCCGAGCAGGATCAGCTGATCACCGTGACCGGCGATTCCAGTGCTCGTCCAGCCCACGACATCGCTTTCTCCGGGTTCCGTTTCGCCCACACCCATCGCACGCTGTTCGGCGAGACGTTCGAGCCTCTGGCCAAGGGCGACTGGTCTGTGGTCCGTAAGGCTGCCGTGCACCTGAAGAACACCCGCCGCGTGACGATCGCCGGCTCGATGTTCGACCAGCTCGGCGGCAACGGCGTCCTCATCGACGGATATGGCGACCACGACGTCATCCGAGGCAACCGTTTCGAGCAGGACGGCGCGACCGACGTACAGATCGTCGGATCCTCATCGGCCGTGCGCAACTACTCGCACAACTACTACGACGACGTCGCCGTCGACGACGTACAACCTGGGCCCAAGACCAATGACTACCCGCGCGACATCCAGGTCACCGGCAACCTGATGCACGACATGGGGCAGTTCGAGAAGCAGTCCTCGGGCATCAACATCGCGATGAGCCGTGACGTCACCGTCGATCGCAACACGATCGACGGGAGCCCCCGTGCGTGTCTGAACTTCGAGGACGGCACCTGGGGCGGGCACGACATCAAGAACAACGACCTGTTCAACTGCGTCCAGTCGACCGGTGACAACGGCTCGATCAACGCCTGGGGACGCAGCCGCTTCTGGGCCAGCGCCGGCAACAACCAGCTCGGACCGGACACCGAGTTCGAGGGAAGCAAGGGCACAAAGCTCACGGACAGCCAGGCGAAGCACCTGATGAAGCTGGATGTCCTCGAACCGATCACCATCGAGCACAACCGGTTCTGGCACGACGGCGACTGGGCGATCGACCTGGACGACGGCTCGTCGAACTACGTGGTCAAGGACAACCTGGTGCTGAAGGGCGGCATCAAGCTGCGTGACGGCTACGTCCGCACGGTGCAGAACAACATCCTGGTCAACGGATCGATCTACGAACAGGTCAGCCACAGCGACGACGGCGACGTGATCGAGCACAACATCACCCTCGGCGGACTGCCGTACAACAACGTCCTGAACGACCCCAAGACCGCGAAGTACCAGATCGACCGAAACCTGTTCTGGAACGGCGGTCTGCCGGTCTCGGTGAACCCTGATGGGAGCGGCCTCGTCCGGCTCTCCTCCGACGGGACATCGATCGATCCGGCGTCGCCATGGGTGGCCGCCGGCATGGACGTGAGCTCGGCCGTCGCCGATCCCGGGTTCGTCGCCAAGGATCCGGCTGACAGCTACGACTTCACGGTCGGTGCCAGCTCGCCGGCGATCGCGTTGGGCTTCCGCAACTTCGCTATGAACGGGTTCGGTACGCCTGGCGCGCAGGTGCCTCCGAAGGCGGTCATCGACTACCGGGATGTGGGCGCCACAGCCCCGACCACGCCGCAGGCCCAGCCCGAGAAGTTCCTCGGTGCGACTGCGATCAACATCCCCTCGAAGGCGGTGCAGTCCTCCTTGGGACTGACTGAGCCGATCGGCCTCTACCTGAGCGAGGTCCCGGCCGGCTCGGCCGCAGCCCAGGCCGGCCTCAAGACGGGAGATGACGTCCTCAAGGTCAACCAGGCTGCCGTCACGACCGACCGGAACACCTTCTGGCGGGAGTACAACAAGATCGCCCCGGGCGGCACGCTCACTCTCGGAGTACGGCGGGGTCAGCAGGACGTCACGCTCGACCTGAAGAAGACCTCGCAGCCCGAGCAGCTCAACGACATCTCCGGCGTCGTCTACACCGGGTCCGGATGGGGCTGGCGAGGCACGTCAGCAGGTGGCGCGAAGTCGTACCTCGACGACATATGGGCGACGCAGCACGTCGGCGACACCTGGAGCCTGACCTTCAACGGCACCGGCGTCGACGTGATCAGCCAGACGAACACCGACGAGGGCAACGTTGACCTGGTGCTCGACGGCAAGGCGTACAAGACCGTGAGCTTCTCCACGCCGACCCGGGTCTACCAGGCCACGGTCGTGTCGATCACCGGTCTTCCACCGGGCGTCCACACGCTCACCGGCACCATGAAGGACGGCGACTACATGATCGTGGACGCCTTCAAGACCCACCCGTGA